The genomic DNA CATCGCCCGCCCCTTTTGATCCACCGCGTCGATACGCGCCAAGGTCATCTCACCGACCACAACGGGCGTAGAGGTGAGCGTCACCGTCATCGCCGTCAGCACCGGCAGTGGCTCGATCGGTTCGGCCGGTGCGACGGGACCGCTGGTGCCACCGCCGCCACACGTGGCCAGCAGCACCAGCGACGGCACCAGCGACGGCACCAGCGACCACAGCGTCCACCGCGCACGGATCACTTGCCACCCGCGGGTGACTTGGAGCCGCCCGGCACGCGCGGATTGCGTATGAAGCCGACCGCCTGCACACCGCGATGACCGCGGCTGTCCGTGGCCGATATCACGATGGCGTAGGGCCCGAACGGCAGCGTGGAAATTTCCAAGGTCGCAAACCAGCCGGGTTTCCCCGAGCCGGGAAGCGCGCCGAATGTCAACGACGCCTGCTGTCCGCCTATCTGAGCCACGACGCCGGTAACGGGATACAGCGAGCGCACCGACGACGCGATGGCCACCGTATCGCCAAGCACCGCGCCCGAAACCGGCGTCATGATGCTCACCACGATGTCGGTGTCGATGGCGGCCGTGACATTGAACACCATCGCGCCACGAGCGTCTTCACTGGTGGCCTCGACGACCGCCGTACCGGCGCCGAGCGCGGTCACCAGTCCGGTCGGCGAAACGGTCGCCACGGTCGGTTCGCTTGACGTCCACGTCACCACGCGATCGACCAGGGCATTCCCCGCGTAGTCCCTGGGCTTGGCGCCCAGTTGCATCGACTCTCCGCTTTCCAGCGTCGCCGATGACGGACTGACCGACACGGTTGCCACCGGCACCGGACCGGGAGGAAGCGGTGTGACCACGATCGTCGCCTGTCCCTGCACCGTGCCGACTTTCGCCGTCACGATCGTCTGACCCACGCTCACCGCGCGGATGACGCCGTCCGCACCAATGGTCGCGACGGACGGTTGACTGGTATTCCATGTGGTGACGCCCACGCTCATGGGCCGACCACGTTCGTCGATGGCCGCGACGCTGGCGGTGGTGCTTTTCCCTACCGTCACCGCTGCTGCGGCGAAGGACACCGTGAGCGTGGTCAGTACCGGCAGCGATTCCACGGATGGTGGCGGAGTGGTGGGACCGGTATCGGCCCCACCCCCGCAGGCGAGTGCCAGCGGCAGCCAGACCGCCGCAGCCGGCAACCGCCGCCGTGTCGTCATCGCGACGACGACGCCCCCTTCAGTTCGCGCTCGATCGATGCCAGGTCGCGCTTCGCATCAGCGAGCATCGCGCGCATGGCCACGGAGGGCGGAGCCATCGTGCCCGTTTGCGCACCCGAAATGGTGTACGTGCCGATCAATCCGCTCAACCGCTGACGAACTCCCTGCGGTCCGCCGCCGCCGCGACCACCACCGCCGCCGCGACCGCCGCCGGCTCCGCCAACCAATCGCTGCTCAAGCGCCTGCCATCGCGTGGCCGCGTCGCCGGAGGACGCGGTGCGTCGTGCCGCGAGATCCTTGGCCAGTGCGTCGACGGTGAGTTGCAGATCCATCACCTCGTCCACGAACGCCCCGCGCGCCTTGTGATCTTTGGGCGTATACGGCAACGCGGGGTCGGCGCGCACATCAAAGGTCTTCGACTCGGTCACGACTCCATCCACCTCAAGCGCGACCGTGAACCTGCCCGGTGCGACTTGCGGTCCACGCAGGCCAATGTCATGTGACGGAATGGTCAATTGCACCACGCCGGCGCGCGAACCCGGACCACCTCCACCGCCTTCTTCACCGCCTCCACCACCACCGCCGCGTCCGGCACCAGTCGGCGGTGCGTAGCGCAGGTCCCAGTTGACGCGATGCACGACACCAGCCGAGCCGGAACCCACGACCACGCGCACCGCGCGCCCGGTGGGACCGGTCACCAGCAACCGCACCTTCTGCGCGGGTTGCGCCAGATGATAGGTGAACGCCGCGCCCTCGGCCGGATTCTCCGCCGTGAAGAAGTAGTGGTTCATATTCGACACATCTTCCCAGTACAGCATCAATGTCGCGCGCGGCACGCCAAACAGGTGCGCGCGCTTGGCGGCAATGGCCGGTGTCCATTCGGCGATGGGCGACGCGTCGTCGAGAATCCAGATGCTGCGTCCGTGCGTGCCCAACACCAGGTCTTTGGTGCGCGGATGGATGACCATGTCATCGTAGCGCGTGGTCGGCAGGTTGGCCGCCAGTCGCGTCCAGTGATCGCCATGGTCGTGCGTCACGAACAGGGCGCGCTCGGTACCCAGGAACAACACGTTGGGATGGTCCGGATATTCGACCAGGCTGCGGATGGATGCGTCGTCCGACGGCAGGCCGTTGGTGATCGCCGTCCAGCTCCTGCCGAAATCGGTGGTGCGGAAGAGGTACGGCGCGAAGTCGCCGTCGCGATGCGCATCGAACGACACGAACGCGGTGCCGCGCGCCGCGGACGATGCGACCATGTCGCCCACGAATGTTCCGTTCTTCACGCCGGAGATGGAACGGCTCAACTCGGTCCACGTCTTTCCGCCATCGGTGGTGAGCTGCACGTTGCCGTCGTCGGTGCCCACCCAGAGAATCTTCGGGTCGAGCGGCGACTCGGCGAAGTTCGAAATTTCGCTGATGGCGTCGCCATCGTTGCGCGACAGGCGGATATCGCGATTCACCACGCCCATCATGCTGATGGTATCGCGATTGATCGCGCGCGTGAGATCCAGGCTGCTGGTCCACGACGATCCGAAGTCGGTGGACGTGAACAATTTGTTGCCCCCCAGGTACACCGTGCCGGAGCGATGACGGGAGGCCATCACCGGCGCGTCCCAGTCGAAGCGATACGCTTCGCCAACCGGTGGACGGGGATTGATGCCGAACACATCGCCGGTGATCGGATCCACCAGGGACAAGTTGCCGTTGCTGGACGAAGAATAGACCTTGCGTGCATCGCTCTTGTCCACGGCCTTGCCGGTGCCGTCGCTGAAGCCGATCTCGGCCCAGTCCTGATTGAGGATGCCCAGCCAGTGCCGCGTGGCGCTGGGGCCCATGAACGAGTGATTGTCCTGGAAGCCGGCGTACACCCAGTATGGATCGCGATTGTCCACGGCGATGCGATAGATCTGGCCCACCGGGATGTTGTTGACGCGGATGTACGTCTTGCCCATGTCGAAGCTTTCGTGCAGACCGCCGTCGCCGACCACGTAGATGTGACTGGAGTTGGACGGGTCCACGCGAATGACGTGATGATCGGTCTTGAGCCCCACGTCGTACGTGGGCGACGTCGGCTCTTCCTGGAACGTGGCGCCGCCGTCTTCACTCTTCACGATGTATGTGCCCGGCAACCAGATGCGCTTGTCGTTGTTGGGATCGATGGTGGGCTTGCTGTAGTACATCGGCCGCGGATTCGTGCTGCTCATCCGCTTCCACGTGGCGCCCGCGTCTTCGGTGCGGTAGGTGCCGCCGGCGCCAGCGTGTTCGATGGTGGCCACCAGCACACTGGGATTCGACGCCGCGAGCGCGAGTCCAATGCGTCCCTTGTCGCCGACCGGAATGCCGTTTTCGAGTTTGCCCCACGTGACACCGGCATCGGTGCTTTTGTAAATAGCGCTGCCGGGACCGCCGCCATTGAAACCATAGGCTTTGCGCAGGCGCTGATAGGTGGCGGCGTACAGCACGTTGGCGTCGCGCGGGTCCATCACCAGATCGGTCGCGCCGGTGAGCGTATCCACGAACAACACTTTCGTCCACGTGGCGCCGGCATCGGTGGTCTTGTACACACCGCGTTCGGGGTTGCCGCGCCACAGGTTGCCCACTGCCGCCACATACGCGACGGCGGGATTGGTGGGGTGCAGCACCACCCGGCCGATGGAGCGGGTGTCATGCAACCCCAGATACTTCCACGTGTCGCCGCCGTCGGTGGAACGATAGACCCCGCCGCCCCAGGACGAACTCTGCCGATTGTTGTTCTCGCCGGAACCGGCCCAGATGATCTTCGAATCGCCGGCAAAGATCGCCAGGGCACCAAAGGTGTTGTCGGCCTGCGTACCGAAGATGTCCTTCCAGGTCACACCATTGTTGGCGGATTTCCAGATGCCGCCCGAGGCCGTGCCGACGTACAGCACGGCCGGATTTCGCGGATCAATCTGCAAATCGTGGATGCGGCCACCGGACGCGGCGGGGCCAATGCTCCGGAAGTAGAGCGAGTCGAACGGCGCGGGGACAGGCTGCGCCGACAGGGTGGTCAGCGCCAGGGACGACAGCGCGACCGTGAGAGGAATGCGGAGGGCGGTGCGGAGCATGTGCGATCGGGTTGGGGGCAGTCGAAACGAGACCCGTTTCCCCCCGATTTCGCAAGGGAGATTGGGCATTCCTGCTGTCCGCGACGTCGGCTGGTCAGGCGGATGCTGACACTCACCCCTGAGATACGCCGACCTGCCGAGATTGGCTGACCCGGCATTATGGAGTGCATATGGTTCCAGACCTCCGCCGGTCCCCATGACAGCTGTCGGCCCCGTCTTCGCGTCCTTCCGCCGTGCCGTGCTCGCCACGGCTGCTGTCGTCGTGGCCTTCAGTACGGCTTGCGCGAGACACGCGACCCTGGTGCCGGTACCTTCGGCGGCGCGCGCCGATACAATCTGGTACGTGTCGGCCCGCGCGCGGGCAGATGGGCGCGACACCCGTGAACTGACCGACACGCTGGAGTACGGCTACGTCGTCTATGCCAGCGAACGCGTCAACGACGCACTCGACGGGGCGCTCGACGTGGCGCTCATCGACTCCGTGCGCCTCACCGAGCCCGCGTTCACCGCGGCGATCCAGCCCCCGGCCAACGACGAACAGTCGCCCGACGACTTCACCGTGCTTTATGTGCATGGGTTCGGCACGTCGCTGCACGAGGGGTGGCAGTATGCCGCTGAAGCCCGCATCCGGTCACGTGCGTCGGCGCGCTGGGTCGTGTTCTGCTGGCCGTCCAACGGCGTGGGGGTCACCTGGCCCCGCATCGGCGAACTCTTCTCCCGCGCGTATCACGAGGACACCGAGGTCGCGTTGTCCAGCCGCCCGGCGTTCATGCACGTGGCACACATGGTCATCGATGCCATCGGCGCCACCGGGGTCGTGCTGGTTTCGCA from Gemmatimonadaceae bacterium includes the following:
- a CDS encoding alpha/beta fold hydrolase, with translation MTAVGPVFASFRRAVLATAAVVVAFSTACARHATLVPVPSAARADTIWYVSARARADGRDTRELTDTLEYGYVVYASERVNDALDGALDVALIDSVRLTEPAFTAAIQPPANDEQSPDDFTVLYVHGFGTSLHEGWQYAAEARIRSRASARWVVFCWPSNGVGVTWPRIGELFSRAYHEDTEVALSSRPAFMHVAHMVIDAIGATGVVLVSHSLGGRIVSDALTTEFGLASILNGATLQTIAFVAPDVDARHFGDSVVPAARRLAQRVVLYTSGRDRVLSMSRQINGADRAGQPNATPLIRPGLETVDMTDGFVAEGWFQGIFGTHHAIRRASAALFDLMHVVGAGFAPSCRTTLETATRTDAGVWRLTSTRPPDITARRQCERDLPAR
- a CDS encoding Ig domain-containing protein; amino-acid sequence: MTTRRRLPAAAVWLPLALACGGGADTGPTTPPPSVESLPVLTTLTVSFAAAAVTVGKSTTASVAAIDERGRPMSVGVTTWNTSQPSVATIGADGVIRAVSVGQTIVTAKVGTVQGQATIVVTPLPPGPVPVATVSVSPSSATLESGESMQLGAKPRDYAGNALVDRVVTWTSSEPTVATVSPTGLVTALGAGTAVVEATSEDARGAMVFNVTAAIDTDIVVSIMTPVSGAVLGDTVAIASSVRSLYPVTGVVAQIGGQQASLTFGALPGSGKPGWFATLEISTLPFGPYAIVISATDSRGHRGVQAVGFIRNPRVPGGSKSPAGGK